A region from the Engraulis encrasicolus isolate BLACKSEA-1 chromosome 18, IST_EnEncr_1.0, whole genome shotgun sequence genome encodes:
- the slc22a2 gene encoding solute carrier family 22 member 2 isoform X1: MTTFDDILEEAGKFGRSQKRIFALLCMVSMPWAGVYVGIVFQGFTPEHWCRDPAVSQQRDTCGWSQHDTRNYAPQVNSSTGVLERSQCLRYDVDWNATGLTCDYPAPQLSEHQLSALPTTACKDGWEYADYEGRRSFVTEFDLVCADAWLVDMYQATLNVGFLVGSIAIGYLADRFGRKMSFLMSNLMNGIAGIIVAVAPSYSALLVLRTLYGFGVKGGWVAGYVLITELVGVEYRRTVGVLYQMFFSVGILLLPLIAYYIVDWRWLQVVITVPYIIFLSYYWFIPESPRWLLSQNNSKKAIEITEAMAKENGRTLSKNIENLKDDNVVTVSATFMDLIRTPKMRKHTFILSFNWFTSAVVYQGLIMRLGILGGNVYIDFLISGLVEFPAAFLILFTIERIGRRIPFATANIVAGAACLITAFIPEHMFWPRTAVACIGRLGITMTFEMVVFVNTELYPTFVRNLGVSVCSTLCDVGGIVAPFLLYRLAVIWLELPLIIFGVIAFVAGGLVLLLPETRGVPLPETIDDIENPKSRNKEEPLNTQQMENLLPSDVTTKKEPVDV; encoded by the exons atgaccacTTTCGACGACATCCTGGAGGAGGCCGGCAAGTTCGGCCGCAGTCAGAAGCGCATCTTTGCCCTGCTCTGCATGGTGTCCATGCCCTGGGCCGGCGTCTACGTGGGCATCGTCTTCCAGGGCTTCACCCCGGagcactggtgccgtgacccggccGTCAGCCAGCAAAGGGACACCTGCGGCTGGAGCCAGCACGACACGCGCAACTACGCCCCGCAGGTGAACTCCTCGACAGGGGTCTTGGAGCGTAGCCAGTGCCTCAGGTACGATGTGGACTGGAACGCCACGGGCCTCACCTGCGACTACCCGGCGCCACAACTGAGTGAGCATCAGCTGAGCGCCCTGCCCACCACCGCCTGCAAGGACGGATGGGAGTACGCCGACTACGAGGGCAGGAGGTCCTTTGTGACGGAG TTTGATCTGGTGTGTGCAGACGCCTGGCTGGTGGACATGTACCAGGCTACTCTGAATGTGGGCTTCCTGGTTGGCAGTATCGCCATCGGATACCTGGCTGACAG GTTCGGACGTAAAATGAGCTTCTTGATGTCCAATCTCATGAATGGGATCGCTGGCATCATTGTAGCAGTGGCCCCAAGCTACAGCGCCCTGTTGGTGCTCAGGACCTTGTATGGCTTTGGAGTGAAGGGAGGCTGGGTGGCAGGATACGTGCTGA TCACAGAGTTGGTGGGGGTGGAGTACCGTAGGACGGTGGGCGTGCTCTACCAGATGTTCTTCAGCGTGGGCATCCTCTTACTCCCGCTCATCGCATATTACATCGTCGACTGGCGCTGGCTGCAAGTGGTCATCACCGTGCCTTACATCATCTTCCTCTCATACTACTG GTTTATTCCTGAATCTCCAAGATGGCTCCTCTCCCAGAACAACTCTAAAAAAGCTATCGAGATAACAGAAGCCATGGCCAAAGAGAATGGGAGGACTCTCTCCAAAAACATTGAG aACCTAAAGGATGACAACGTCGTCACGGTCTCCGCCACCTTCATGGACCTAATCAGGACACCGAAGATGAGAAAGCACACCTTCATCCTCTCCTTTAACTG GTTCACGAGTGCCGTGGTTTACCAGGGTCTGATCATGCGACTGGGGATTCTGGGAGGAAACGTCTACATTGACTTCCTCATCTCCGGCTTGGTGGAGTTCCCCGCcgccttcctcatcctcttcaccaTCGAGCGCATCGGCCGGAGGATCCCATTCGCCACCGCAAACATTGTGGCTGGAGCAGCGTGCCTCATCACAGCCTTTATTCCAGAGC ACATGTTTTGGCCTAGGACAGCGGTGGCTTGCATAGGACGTCTTGGGATCACAATGACCTTTGAGATGGTGGTGTTTGTGAACACAGAGCTGTACCCTACTTTTGTCAG GAAcctgggggtgtctgtgtgttccaCATTGTGTGACGTTGGAGGTATCGTGGCTCCTTTCCTGCTCTACCGACTGGCTGTTATCTGGCTGGAGCTGCCACTCATCATATTTG GGGTCATTGCTTTTGTGGCTGGAGGTCTGGTCCTGCTGCTGCCTGAGACGAGAGGTGTTCCACTCCCTGAGACCATCGACGACATCGAGAACCCCAAGAG CAGAAATAAAGAAGAACCTTTGAACACTCAGCAGATGGAGAACCTTCTCCCCTCTGATGTGACGACCAAAAAAGAGCCAGTGGAT
- the slc22a2 gene encoding solute carrier family 22 member 2 isoform X2: protein MTTFDDILEEAGKFGRSQKRIFALLCMVSMPWAGVYVGIVFQGFTPEHWCRDPAVSQQRDTCGWSQHDTRNYAPQVNSSTGVLERSQCLRYDVDWNATGLTCDYPAPQLSEHQLSALPTTACKDGWEYADYEGRRSFVTEFDLVCADAWLVDMYQATLNVGFLVGSIAIGYLADRFGRKMSFLMSNLMNGIAGIIVAVAPSYSALLVLRTLYGFGVKGGWVAGYVLITELVGVEYRRTVGVLYQMFFSVGILLLPLIAYYIVDWRWLQVVITVPYIIFLSYYWFIPESPRWLLSQNNSKKAIEITEAMAKENGRTLSKNIENLKDDNVVTVSATFMDLIRTPKMRKHTFILSFNWFTSAVVYQGLIMRLGILGGNVYIDFLISGLVEFPAAFLILFTIERIGRRIPFATANIVAGAACLITAFIPEHMFWPRTAVACIGRLGITMTFEMVVFVNTELYPTFVRNLGVSVCSTLCDVGGIVAPFLLYRLAVIWLELPLIIFGVIAFVAGGLVLLLPETRGVPLPETIDDIENPKRNKEEPLNTQQMENLLPSDVTTKKEPVDV, encoded by the exons atgaccacTTTCGACGACATCCTGGAGGAGGCCGGCAAGTTCGGCCGCAGTCAGAAGCGCATCTTTGCCCTGCTCTGCATGGTGTCCATGCCCTGGGCCGGCGTCTACGTGGGCATCGTCTTCCAGGGCTTCACCCCGGagcactggtgccgtgacccggccGTCAGCCAGCAAAGGGACACCTGCGGCTGGAGCCAGCACGACACGCGCAACTACGCCCCGCAGGTGAACTCCTCGACAGGGGTCTTGGAGCGTAGCCAGTGCCTCAGGTACGATGTGGACTGGAACGCCACGGGCCTCACCTGCGACTACCCGGCGCCACAACTGAGTGAGCATCAGCTGAGCGCCCTGCCCACCACCGCCTGCAAGGACGGATGGGAGTACGCCGACTACGAGGGCAGGAGGTCCTTTGTGACGGAG TTTGATCTGGTGTGTGCAGACGCCTGGCTGGTGGACATGTACCAGGCTACTCTGAATGTGGGCTTCCTGGTTGGCAGTATCGCCATCGGATACCTGGCTGACAG GTTCGGACGTAAAATGAGCTTCTTGATGTCCAATCTCATGAATGGGATCGCTGGCATCATTGTAGCAGTGGCCCCAAGCTACAGCGCCCTGTTGGTGCTCAGGACCTTGTATGGCTTTGGAGTGAAGGGAGGCTGGGTGGCAGGATACGTGCTGA TCACAGAGTTGGTGGGGGTGGAGTACCGTAGGACGGTGGGCGTGCTCTACCAGATGTTCTTCAGCGTGGGCATCCTCTTACTCCCGCTCATCGCATATTACATCGTCGACTGGCGCTGGCTGCAAGTGGTCATCACCGTGCCTTACATCATCTTCCTCTCATACTACTG GTTTATTCCTGAATCTCCAAGATGGCTCCTCTCCCAGAACAACTCTAAAAAAGCTATCGAGATAACAGAAGCCATGGCCAAAGAGAATGGGAGGACTCTCTCCAAAAACATTGAG aACCTAAAGGATGACAACGTCGTCACGGTCTCCGCCACCTTCATGGACCTAATCAGGACACCGAAGATGAGAAAGCACACCTTCATCCTCTCCTTTAACTG GTTCACGAGTGCCGTGGTTTACCAGGGTCTGATCATGCGACTGGGGATTCTGGGAGGAAACGTCTACATTGACTTCCTCATCTCCGGCTTGGTGGAGTTCCCCGCcgccttcctcatcctcttcaccaTCGAGCGCATCGGCCGGAGGATCCCATTCGCCACCGCAAACATTGTGGCTGGAGCAGCGTGCCTCATCACAGCCTTTATTCCAGAGC ACATGTTTTGGCCTAGGACAGCGGTGGCTTGCATAGGACGTCTTGGGATCACAATGACCTTTGAGATGGTGGTGTTTGTGAACACAGAGCTGTACCCTACTTTTGTCAG GAAcctgggggtgtctgtgtgttccaCATTGTGTGACGTTGGAGGTATCGTGGCTCCTTTCCTGCTCTACCGACTGGCTGTTATCTGGCTGGAGCTGCCACTCATCATATTTG GGGTCATTGCTTTTGTGGCTGGAGGTCTGGTCCTGCTGCTGCCTGAGACGAGAGGTGTTCCACTCCCTGAGACCATCGACGACATCGAGAACCCCAAGAG AAATAAAGAAGAACCTTTGAACACTCAGCAGATGGAGAACCTTCTCCCCTCTGATGTGACGACCAAAAAAGAGCCAGTGGAT